The genomic stretch ttgatacatataaggctgctgcacaaatcacaaagagttaatttggggaagaataaattgtttgtttggcctgagcaccaattagtgtccacatctctgagaaagaacatggatctacaactatccgtgaaagcccaatgcatgggggcaacatcaattagtagtgggccaacaccctcaaaggaggtcagtagaaccaagagaaggtcattctAACCATGTGGTCTACACACTGaattttgtaaaacctggtatgacaccataggtccaggtcagcctaataaccttctgctgacttcaatcagtgctgttctatctagagccttctgaagatgcctagacaatcctgggatgaggaacagtcttttatggaactgaaaactgagtcctaattaCCCTGGCACACTGAAGTGtgaacagcacaagagatagaatcagAGTTGAAGAGCGTCCAATCCAGAAGAAAtaaatcagaaatggccattccacaggtgataggctttctgaccaggacttacctagagaaggtaatctccttcttcagcttctggttgttctcatggatcacagtgttctccatctctaagttgtgcagaattgacatgaccgcctcctccattctctccaggtcttcataatatggatttggcctgaagtagggcctggccccaaatgatagaatactatgaacatcagcatttaggaatatatgaactcagggtgggtcctgtactaccccagtcctggatggacaccttctgaattctacatattgggatcttcttcagcttcagaaacgtgtttttctgcgtccaggacaccagaatctcggcatccagatggagggctccctggctccctttgttcaatcaagaggaaatctgcagtcaagccagttaagctatcaagagcctaggccacacctctccatgctccccgaCCCCAACACACCCaaaacctgtgatttcttttttcctgttttgataaTAGAACATATATCaccacaaaattataatctgcacaaataatacaaatatacagacaaacgtgtccacataggcaaagaactgtgctgttgacagtggggctcccagaacaaagcatttaCATCACCATGAAAGAGTTagaggtaaatactcaggccaagacatagacccctagattccagtgtggagggaaatataaacatataaaagttgtccatacgcatttggatatatgcacacacagactcacagactgagacatccccacaaaaaagagaaatgtaaacagtcatagaaagagaaagagaaatatggaaacagagagcagtgtgagaaccaggagaaatgcatgcaccattgctgtctcagagggcaagacacacagacaagaacaaacaggcctgagcctgagactttctcgtcaagcattgagatgaacagtgtgggaccaggcccctcaggctgctgcctggatcttccagcactcagtcccctgcctagcaagtacagagactcaccataaactcactgcaattacaatcttgcaaagccaccagctcaagggctttgcaaatgcacactagacactcactctccctgactttatccctgaattcttcattcaaaccacaagttctgcttttcaataaatggaagcagatgagtccattttccatctcgctcctcagggtcaggttctgaatctcctctttatgggaggtgaggtttagcacagggtggatagggaggcacagctttcttgaacccaaaaccttaataggagaagatgaaggtgaccttgcagacccaggaatgaaacaagagcatttggagcgattcatacctgttcttcatggatctctctgtcaggaacctcaggcgatctctcaggtcatttctctttTCGGTAATGAGATGCAGCTCttcaatcagcctctccttttccttcttggcctgcttctcccttaggtcagtgccaggggatgatgtttctctcccagcgtctgtaggtagaagaacacaagtgaacctgcatggggagaatgcatagagtgtacatagaccacagttaggcataaacaggagaacaagcctggaaccaggtgtcactgctaggcgattggtctatgcttaagaggcctcctcagtggatctcagttctcccactactctatagagaccaagagatgtaagcagccaggtatgccctatgccggacatcacgtgcttacatgtaccacggagatggcttctccaggattattatcagctgaacagggtacaacttggtttcaggaccctcacccctgtggtttcagaactcagatgataacatcaccatccacaaaacttgaatgattggagactctcagatgtcctaccctgatactctacgTGAACAACTTCGGATTTAAAaagcatttccagggaggacatggtcaacagacatATCAGGGCCCCTATTTGATACACCAAACGCTCCAGGAATGAgagtaggttacaggctgaatcttggtctacccgttccaaatagttttggtattttagaaaaatgtaacacacaacctcaaatatataaagctaacgatgaccctgccagttagaagaaatcagaggaggtgtaagaacataaggttattgcctggagcacaatctctccctgttactactgtcagatacccactgtatttaaagaagcaatgatagtgaaatacattgctgccctgtctaaactcagaaaaggtggaccctccatgactcctgatggtgttattatatcaatgtaacataacaaatgaactgaaaagtaaaggccagaagttcacagtataatagcattggcattaccatatcctcccagtggggatggggaaactaaaggtctgaaatccttgactttaagaattgtaatattcatggaaattcaattccttttcagatgctccagttgttgtggcccattgctagaaaggtaaGGTTGAGCCTCCacccccctgacaggaagctcaaaatatactgcccatgGCTTACTTGACATTCCCCAGAAGTCTTGTCTTTGTCCaccattactttgagacgaaaggccagactccttcactctagtctctccagaatcgacgatccccctcccaaaacgcttcctaagatgggaaaacatgtcttaggttgtaaccgccagactcagtatgagagaaactagggcactggccgtcactacaacactggtgacatcacagaggatgccaagaactctctaggagataatagaatgtccaagaaaagacagctgatgtcatggggagcagattTTGTTTCCTGATAAtaatctccctgtactgagcataagctgaggggCCCTTTCCAGGAGGCTTTCCCAGGGCAGAGCCACTGGgaatctcctccttctaatgccaaattttcctcaaggcttgattataaaacaaccttagtaattcctatgcatctaaatgaatgtttccttccatatcttgccccaaaatgtctcatcataactcaaattgtcctcatccaccaatgttagccattaaacttcctgagatttcacaccagtttgaatatgcagtcaaaagttctcttgtctcattatgtacaggtggtttatatcacatcaagaaatagtcgcCATGGTAGGTTATAACAtgggtgtgtattaggggaacactcatgaagtcatgtgcttagcaattgacaattgccaATAAAT from Rattus norvegicus strain BN/NHsdMcwi chromosome 19, GRCr8, whole genome shotgun sequence encodes the following:
- the LOC134483609 gene encoding disks large homolog 5-like isoform X3, with the protein product MFSHLRKRFGRGIVDSGETRVKESGLSSQSNGGQRQDFWGMSNAGRETSSPGTDLREKQAKKEKERLIEELHLITEKRNDLRDRLRFLTERSMKNRPYFRPNPYYEDLERMEEAVMSILHNLEMENTVIHENNQKLKKEITFSRNLLSQLLMENTCRKKLVPLKQGARRDILSVH
- the LOC134483609 gene encoding disks large homolog 5-like isoform X4, coding for MFSHLRKRFGRGIVDSGETRVKESGLSSQSNGGQRQDFWGMSNAGRETSSPGTDLREKQAKKEKERLIEELHLITEKRNDLRDRLRFLTERSMKNRPYFRPNPYYEDLERMEEAVMSILHNLEMENTVIHENNQKLKKEITFSRSQKVQDSWNWTHTRKRAS
- the LOC134483609 gene encoding disks large homolog 5-like isoform X1, with protein sequence MFSHLRKRFGRGIVDSGETRVKESGLSSQSNGGQRQDFWGMSNAGRETSSPGTDLREKQAKKEKERLIEELHLITEKRNDLRDRLRFLTERSMKNRPYFRPNPYYEDLERMEEAVMSILHNLEMENTVIHENNQKLKKEITFSRNLLSQLLMENTCRQKLVPLKQESKEVHLECALNQKYLVDFNKKDKDQQRPDPASSGLRKCKRAGIEHTPVRELPEQ
- the LOC134483609 gene encoding disks large homolog 5-like isoform X2 produces the protein MSNAGRETSSPGTDLREKQAKKEKERLIEELHLITEKRNDLRDRLRFLTERSMKNRPYFRPNPYYEDLERMEEAVMSILHNLEMENTVIHENNQKLKKEITFSRNLLSQLLMENTCRQKLVPLKQESKEVHLECALNQKYLVDFNKKDKDQQRPDPASSGLRKCKRAGIEHTPVRELPEQ
- the LOC134483609 gene encoding disks large homolog 5-like isoform X5 yields the protein MSNAGRETSSPGTDLREKQAKKEKERLIEELHLITEKRNDLRDRLRFLTERSMKNRPYFRPNPYYEDLERMEEAVMSILHNLEMENTVIHENNQKLKKEITFSRSQKVQDSWNWTHTRKRAS